GGAGTGCACGTCAAAGAAAAAATAGTCATTCTAATGCATGCATGTATTTAATTAGAGTGAAGTGAGGATCGTTCTTGCCTATTGCTAAACTCCGAATGTTTGGTAGTTATAAAAGTCCAATAGGTATATGACGAAAATATATTTATTATGAATCTAATtatactaatttgatggcataaatgttggttTATTATTATATAAATATGGTTAaacataaaaaagtttgactttcgaacaaagttggaagtacattCTTTTAAGGACGGAGAGAGTATGAAACAAGCCTATCATGGTCAGGCACGACCCCCGCGTCGCTCCTCCTGGTGACTTCGGGGGCAAATCCCTCATGCCGCCGGTCTTTCTCCACGCCCTCCCCTCGTCTCACCACCGCCAAAGGCATCGGCAGTGAAGCTCGGTAGGCTCTGGTGAAGGCGGCAGCGGGGCGTTCCATCAGCAGGGTACTAGGAGGTGGATGGCGTGCCTCTGGTGTGTGTTTGGCTTGGCTCTCGGGTTCCTGGCTTGCTGGATATGCAGCGACAAGGCTGAGTTTAGCTTGCCCGCTAGAAACGGCGACCGTGCTCGGTGAAGACTATGGCCTTGGGTGGCTGCTATGGCGAGTCCTCCGCCTAGATCTGGCGCTCCCTAGGCTGGCGACCCAACGATGGTTTCTATCACCGGTGTGGAGCATGTTGCCTGGTTGACTGGCCCGATTTGGTCCTCTATCGACTGGAGGCCTGCCGGCGGAGGTTCAACTGCAGCTAATAGCTTTGGCCATGTCCGAAAAAACCAGATCGACAAGTTCTCACGCCCTTCCACACCAAGCCATACATCGACCGTCACGGGATTCCTGTGCGCAGCGTCCCCTGGTGGCAGCGACGGATACTACTAGTGCGTCCTCTCCACCAATGTCCGGTGCTGCACAACGACGACTGCTTCGGCCGTTGGCGCTCATGGCATGGTATGGGCCGTGCGTCGGGCTTTCTGGGAGGTGGACCGTGGTAGCAAGGTAGTGAACTTCCACGCAGGCGGCATCCAGACGACGAAGCTGCGGCTCACAGACTTGGTTGTAACCTGCAAATTGTGGACGATGACTTGACATGGAGGGTTGGATGCGTGGCGGAAAAGTGGTGGTGACAACACTTAGTGACTTGGTTGGTGGTGCTACTCGAGTATCCAGTcgcgagctccggggtgaaagcctaggtccGAATCGAGCTGGTTATATCTGGCAATGACGATATTTTACATCGTTACCTTGTTAAAGGCATTTTTGGGATATGTTTGGAttgattcttcagggtgaaaacctagattctggccTTGGTGGTTGGATACGGTAACGGCGACGCTTGAGCGTCGCTTTCTTCTTGAAGGTGTTGTTGTTGAAGAACCTCGTCGTCTGGGTGATGTCATTAGATGGTTTTTACTgatatggtcattgttgtagtttgtcgaTTATGGATATGGTCGCCTTGgactttcttttttctttcctcgcctacgcatagctttggtcttatatgacttagCTATTTGCCGCCGTGTTTTTCGTGTGTATGcattggtgttggctgtgtgcatcttaattATGCAGAGGCTGGGTGTGTGCTGTTTGAGTTTGTATCCTCATGCTTCTTTTTGAGCAAATAAAATCTACCATTTGTTGAAAATGGTCAAGATGGAGAGGGCCGGGGCAGTGGCGATGGTGAAGGCACAGACCGGGGATTGCTCACAATACAGGGTGCTTGTTGATGAGATTCAAAGGGATAAAATGAGCGATGTGCTTACTGCATACGAACGTAGTACCCCGCGGTTTGGTTGCACTCGGGCCTAGATGACATTGTAAACCTAGTCAGCCTGATATCCAACCTTGAGTAATGAAATCTTCCTTTGTCCCTAAAAAAATGAATCTCTGTCTATTTCATCAATGATGTATATACATTACATATACCCGAGGGATGTGAACGAATGGACATACCCACTCGGGAGGGAGCGAGGAGAGACACAACGGTAAGAAAAAGGCTAACCGCCTGTCGGTTTACAAGAAAGAGATTATCTATAATTAATTATGTCAAATTAATTCTTGACATTCTCATCCATCGAATCACAAGCTAAAAAAACATAGAATCACTAACAATTACGTCCAGGATTAGCTGGGTCGACGGAGTTAGACTACCCCCGCGTCGTCCAGACGGGCGACACGGGTGCCGCTCCCTGCCGCCTCCCAGCGCCTCCTCACCTCAGATTTGTTTCCCTGCCGCCGCCGGAGGATGCCGCCGGGAGAATCCCATGCGGCCGACGGCGGCAGCGGGGCTATGTTGCCGTCCTTGGTTGGGATCCACATGGTCTCAGGCAAGCAGATGCGGCAATTCGGGATGATTCGATGGCAATGAGAGACGACATAAGGATTAACCAGATCACATCCGCAGCTGGTGTGCGGCCACTGCAGATGTGGGCGTCGTTGCAAGCCATGTACCAGGCGGGATTTTATCCTCGGACAATGCTAGACTTACGTAAaatctattactccctccgtttttatttagtccgcatattagctttggttaaagtcaagctttataaactttgattaagtttataaacaaaaatattaacatatacaataacaaatcaataccactagattcattattgaatgtactttcacatcatatagatttgttatggtaatgtttatatatttttctataaatttggtcaaactttgcaaagtttgacttcggtcaaacctaatatgcagactaaataaaaacggagggagtacgtgttcTACGTAATCAGCATCGTGGAGAGGGCTTATTGGATCGATAGGTGGGGAGGGGCCCACCCCCCACTGAAATTAGGGGCCAATAGGTTTATAGTTTGGAATTTTACATAGGTCTTCGTAGGCAGTTCGTAGGTGTAGGATTATCCTTTTATCCTCTGACTAGGAGCAACTGACGAGCAGATTTGGCTACGCTACGTGTGCAGTAGCGGTGGCGGCGCACACCAGAGGCTAGGCGGTGGCCATCGGACATGGCTGGTGCAACAATCTGCAAGGTTATTTTCCAGTGGCAATGGTCAAACCGACTAGATCACGTCTGAGAATCAGAATCAGATTGACCATCGGCTGCTCGAAGGAGGGCACCATGCGGCTCCCAAAGGGCCTGCCGTAGTGGAGGAATGCAGGGAAGAGGACGGCACGGGACTGTCAGAGCGTCCCAAATCGGATTTCGGCGGTGCCGATGACTTCTCTCCATTGCCAACAACGATGACGACCCTCACTGTTCGAAGCTTTTGGGGACGTTTAGATCTTGTTGCGGCTCGACACCCGCTTGTGCGAGCATGGTCTTCACTTGCGTGACATTTTACGTATGACCGTGCTAGATGTGTATCAGGTGGGATTGCAGAAAGCAGTAGTGACAACACATGATGACTTCGATTTGCTGATGCTTCGAGTACCCGGTCTTGAGCTCCAGGGTGAAAACCCTAGATCTATCCCGGGGTGGTTATATCTGGCAATGACGATGTTTTtccgtcgttaccttgttgaaggcattactCGAATTTGCTTGGACCTAATCTTCAAGATGAAAACCTATGATCTAGTTTTCGTTGTTGGATCCAGCCAAGGCGGCGCTTGAGAGCCGTTCCCTTCCTGGAGGCGTTGCCGCTGAAGAACCTTTCTCATTGTCCTTGTGATGTCAAGAGATAGTTTGTGTGAATGGCTGTAGATCGTCGATCGCTTTGTTTTTTTTTTCTCCGTCTAGGCATAGCTtcggtcttgtatgactttgcttgTTGCCGGCGTGATTATttgtgtgtgtgttggtgttggctgtgtgcatcctattaATGCAGAGGCAGGGTGTGTTCTTGCCATGTTTTTATCCACTTGATACttcattttgagataataaaatccaccctttttcgaaaaaaaagatTACCTGGGTCGTCCCATAGGTCATTTGAACTAATTATTTACCCGTCACAGTCTGGCTAGATCTGGGTAGACCTCCTAATTAGTACTCCCTTTGTAAACAAAcataaaagcatttagatcactaaagtagtgatctaaatgctcttatatttctttacggatggGAGTACATGAATCAAGACCGAAGCTCGTGTCTGACACTAGTTGATCCCTAATTTCAGTTTTCTATAGACCTCGTATACTCAAAACAAGGTTGTGCATTTGGTAAAaaggtttgtgaatttgaaaatgttcattaAGTGAAAAAAATCAGATATTGCAAAAAATGTTCAAACattcaaaaatgttcaaaaatttgaTAACAATTCATGAATTTGAATCACGGATTTCAAGAAGTACGTGAAAAATAATAACCACAAATTTAAAAACTTcatgatttgaaaaatgttcatcaatattAAAAAGATTCctgattttttttggttttccccCGGTTTTTCGTAATTGTTGGACAAAAAAGTTTAGAAAAAAAAGTTGCGTGAAAAAATGCTTTTTTTCTTCTGCAAAAGGCATATATTTACTCTTCGTGCAGGCCTGGATTTGCTTCAGCGAGAGGCACAGTCATGCCTCTCAGAAAAgggaatttttttcctttcatgaaAGGCATAGATTTACCTCTCGTGTAGGCACAGATTTGTTTTCACGAGAGGCACTTTTGATCATAAGAATAGGGTATGCCATGCGTCCATATATGCCAACTATAATTTAGACCCTTTGAAGCCTTCAGTTATCATGAAAGTTTTGTGAGACGATTTCAAAATTTATATACTGAAGAAAAATAAATGTTTAAAAGCAATCTATATCTATAGGTAAAAGGAGAAAAAATTATGCACATATAATAGTAAACCAACAAATTACCTAGGTCTACAGATAAACACCGACATGAGCTATTTTAGCTCTTCATTAAACCATATCTAGCATTGTCACTAAAATTAGATGTTAGGATAAGGCATCACCATGTTGAAAAGTAGAAGTAAATCAAGACGTTACGATAAGAATTAATGGCATGCATTAATATCTTAAACCATATCTAGCATTGGCACTAAAGTTACATGTTAGGATAAGGCATCACCATGCTGAAACGTGCAAGCAAATTAAGACGTTTGGATAAGGATGACATGCATTAATATCTTAAAAAGAACAGTGTCGCCATTAAGCAAACCTTTTCTATAAATATAGATCATGGATGTACGCATACACAGATCAGTTTTAGTTAGGACGAAAATCACACACTACCCGATCGATCGCTATGGCATGGTGCATGAAGAACATCGGCAAAGGACAGTTGGGAGGCAACAAGGTGTTGATATGCTTGTGGGCCTTGTGGCTGGTGACGCTGCTTGTCTTGTCATCTGGTACGAATACTTTGGACGCGCACTTCTCCCGATCATAATGATCCAAAGTTAATTTAGTTTTTGTTTCTGCGTTTAGTTGATTGTTAATTTGTATATCGTTTTCGGACGTATGCAGAAAAGATGGGATCAGATGCCTGTGATAGACAAATTAGCCAGACATGGCCCAACACAACATGTATCATTCGCGGCACCTGCAACAAGTACTGCAGAAGGGAGAACTTTGACCGCGGCATCTGCAAAGAACTCAATTATTGCTTCTGCTACAGGAACTGCGCCATCGAATCCATCTAGCCATATACTATGTGTCATTTTCATGAATGCTCGATCGAAGCTATTGCTATGAGTTCATGCATTATGAATGAAATAAATTAACTTTTTTAAGCCGCTCTGTCCATCTATCCGTGCCATANNNNNNNNNNNNNNNNNNNNNNNNNNNNNNNNNNNNNNNNNNNNNNNNNNNNNNNNNNNNNNNNNNNNNNNNNNNNNNNNNNNNNNNNNNNNNNNNNNNNNNNNNNNNNNNNNNNNNNNNNNNNNNNNNNNNNNNNNNNNNNNNNNNNNNNNNNNNNNNNNNNNNNNNNNNNNNNNNNGTGCCAGAGAACACAACACTCATACAATCATTAGGTCAGGGAAGGAAGACATGGAGCCATGACTCGATGTGGATTCTACGGTCTGCAAGCAGCTTGCAATGCCACAACACAGCGTCGTCTCTGCAACAGGCAAGCACCCGATCCACCGACGGCTGTTGGCGTTGAAAGACGACTGAATTTTGATGCTTCCAAAgttgccagcagacgacaaagcccCCTTGGGCACACGCGCGCGGTTTAGCTGTCGCACGTCCGGACCAGCCCTGCTCGGCGAGGCCTCCATCGGAGCCAGCATTGCGTGGAGCTCCCGATGACCGACTCTCGTCAGCCGGGGGGCCAGGAAACTGGCAATCCCGCACTGACGCACCTGCCAGACAGTGGCTTCCTCGTCCGTCGTGTGAGAGAGGAGAGCGGGAAAggtggcggccaccacgccgctgGGGAGCCAGCAGTCCCACCAGAACGAGCACGACCGCCCGTCTCCCACCTCCACCGAGGAGATAGAGCAATAGAGGGGGACCAGCCTCGCCATGGAGTTCTTGTGTTCTTCCAGAGCGATCTCGCCCTGCGACAGGAGCGagcaactgaaagtgcaactatccctaggtggttttggtaattcctaacaacatatagctcattgagctaatgctatttcaagattaatatctcaggaaagctcaatgattggcatggcatggatgagaaaagtggacccctcaaaatattaaggacaaaggattggctcaagctcaaagcccAAGATTctatattttctattttagtgatccaagatcacattgagtctataggaaaagccaatactatctaggagggatgaggtgctgcttaatgaggatcttgctcaaaatgcttagtgatatgctccaaaaccctcaactactttttcacatccacatatgacctaaaccaaaagtcaaactcggccccaccgattctttctatccggcgccaccgagtttcaaatgtcttagccactgccacaaaccctaggcaaatcggtctcactgatagggatctcggtctcaccaagataggggtgtaatctctctgtttccctttgtaacatttcggtctcaccgagatgagcgatcggtcccacaga
The window above is part of the Triticum aestivum cultivar Chinese Spring chromosome 2A, IWGSC CS RefSeq v2.1, whole genome shotgun sequence genome. Proteins encoded here:
- the LOC123184267 gene encoding uncharacterized protein, which codes for MAWCMKNIGKGQLGGNKVLICLWALWLVTLLVLSSEKMGSDACDRQISQTWPNTTCIIRGTCNKYCRRENFDRGICKELNYCFCYRNCAIESI